The following are from one region of the Algiphilus sp. genome:
- a CDS encoding dihydrofolate reductase — protein sequence MEITLVLAMDEGGLIGANGGLPWRLPADLKHFRGLTMGRTIVMGRTTWDSIGRPLDGRDNWVLSRDPAFAPDGARVFDNFDALRAAAPDTGLAVIGGARVYEQFLPHATRIELTRVHARLDGDTRFPDPELADWQAVTMAPHQPDERHRHPYTFMSLVRR from the coding sequence ATGGAAATCACACTCGTGCTGGCCATGGATGAAGGCGGGCTCATCGGCGCGAACGGTGGTCTCCCCTGGCGACTTCCGGCCGACCTGAAGCACTTCCGCGGACTGACGATGGGGCGCACCATCGTCATGGGCCGAACCACCTGGGATTCGATCGGGCGACCGCTCGACGGGCGCGACAACTGGGTGCTGAGCCGCGATCCGGCCTTCGCTCCCGACGGTGCGCGGGTGTTCGACAACTTCGATGCCTTGCGCGCGGCAGCGCCGGACACGGGCCTCGCCGTCATCGGCGGCGCGCGCGTCTACGAGCAGTTCCTCCCGCACGCCACACGGATCGAGCTGACGCGCGTGCATGCGCGGCTCGACGGCGATACCCGCTTCCCCGACCCGGAGCTGGCCGACTGGCAGGCGGTGACCATGGCGCCGCATCAGCCGGACGAGCGCCACCGCCATCCCTATACCTTCATGAGTCTGGTGCGCCGGTGA
- a CDS encoding Lpp/OprI family alanine-zipper lipoprotein gives MQRVLPLFAVTSVLLVAGCASTGDLDALREEVRQAQSTADSAASRADTAQQTAEAARAKADSAEQTADRAMSTAEQANATADKAMKKSEDTDAKIDRMFKKSMYK, from the coding sequence ATGCAACGCGTTCTACCGCTTTTCGCCGTTACCTCCGTCCTGCTCGTGGCCGGCTGTGCCAGCACCGGTGATCTCGACGCCCTCCGCGAAGAGGTGCGTCAGGCGCAGTCGACGGCCGACAGCGCGGCGTCCAGGGCCGATACCGCGCAGCAGACGGCCGAAGCCGCCCGAGCCAAGGCCGACAGCGCGGAGCAGACCGCCGACCGCGCGATGAGCACGGCCGAGCAGGCCAACGCCACCGCCGACAAGGCGATGAAGAAGTCGGAGGACACCGACGCCAAGATCGACCGCATGTTCAAGAAGTCGATGTACAAGTAG
- a CDS encoding thymidylate synthase, with translation MTPYLDLMRRALDEGTDKADRTGTGTRSVFGHQMRFDLAAGFPLLTTKKLHLKSIIYELLWFLRGDTNARFLQDNGVRIWNEWAGPDGELGPVYGAQWRSWPTPDGGHIDQMAEVLRQLRETPDSRRIIVSAWNVAALPEMALPPCHLLFQFYVADGRLSCQLYQRSADIFLGVPFNIASYALLTMMVAQVSDLAPGDFVWTGGDCHLYHNHLEQARTQLDRDPRPLPVMHLNAGVRDLFAFGYDDFRLEGYDPHPHIPAAVAV, from the coding sequence ATGACGCCCTATCTCGACCTGATGCGCCGTGCCCTGGACGAGGGCACCGACAAGGCGGATCGCACCGGTACCGGCACGCGCTCCGTGTTCGGTCACCAGATGCGCTTCGACCTGGCGGCGGGATTCCCGCTGCTCACCACCAAGAAGCTGCACCTCAAGAGCATCATCTACGAGCTGCTCTGGTTCCTGCGCGGTGATACCAATGCCCGCTTCCTGCAGGACAACGGCGTGCGCATCTGGAACGAATGGGCGGGTCCCGACGGCGAGCTCGGCCCGGTCTACGGAGCGCAGTGGCGCAGCTGGCCGACACCGGACGGCGGCCACATCGACCAGATGGCGGAAGTCCTGCGCCAGCTGCGCGAGACACCCGATTCACGCCGCATCATCGTCTCGGCCTGGAACGTGGCGGCGCTGCCCGAGATGGCGCTGCCGCCGTGCCACCTGCTGTTCCAGTTCTACGTTGCCGACGGTCGCCTGTCCTGCCAGCTCTACCAGCGCAGCGCCGACATCTTCCTGGGCGTGCCCTTCAACATCGCGAGCTACGCGCTGCTGACCATGATGGTGGCGCAGGTCAGCGATCTGGCGCCGGGCGATTTCGTCTGGACCGGCGGCGACTGCCACCTCTACCACAACCATCTGGAGCAGGCGCGCACCCAGCTCGACCGCGATCCGCGGCCGCTGCCCGTCATGCACCTGAACGCCGGGGTTCGCGACCTCTTCGCCTTCGGCTACGACGATTTCCGGCTGGAGGGGTACGACCCGCACCCCCATATTCCGGCGGCGGTGGCGGTCTGA
- a CDS encoding L,D-transpeptidase family protein, with protein sequence MRQALSPITTGIALCAWLCAHAQPAAAETRYVMPPDGDDLVGAIETVPASAEETLLDVARRHDLGQTEIVLANPDVDRWLPAESAPILLPSRYILPAAERRGVVLNLPEFRLYHFVPAQDGQPAMVETYPVSVGRMDWKTPLGTTEIIRKQEDPAWHPPASIREEAAARGESLPAYVPPGPDNPLGRHALRLGIPGYLLHGTNKPWGVGMQVTHGCVRLYPEHIARLFGSVAVGTPVQIVDQPLKAGWWSGELYLEVHPPLGDAPTPDAVLMERALDAVEAAVAGRDIRISGRALRDAVRRRAGYPVQISRTDSAGA encoded by the coding sequence ATGCGACAAGCGCTATCGCCCATCACCACTGGCATCGCCCTCTGCGCGTGGCTGTGCGCGCACGCCCAGCCCGCCGCGGCGGAGACGCGCTACGTCATGCCGCCGGACGGCGACGATCTCGTCGGCGCCATCGAGACGGTTCCGGCCAGCGCCGAGGAGACCCTGCTCGACGTCGCCCGCCGCCACGATCTCGGCCAGACCGAGATCGTCCTCGCCAATCCCGATGTCGACCGCTGGCTGCCCGCCGAGAGCGCGCCGATCCTGCTGCCGTCGCGCTACATCCTGCCCGCCGCGGAGCGCCGCGGGGTCGTGCTCAACCTCCCGGAGTTCCGGCTCTACCACTTCGTGCCTGCACAGGACGGGCAGCCGGCAATGGTCGAGACCTATCCGGTCAGCGTCGGTCGCATGGACTGGAAGACGCCGCTGGGAACCACCGAGATCATCCGCAAGCAGGAGGACCCCGCCTGGCACCCGCCGGCATCGATCCGCGAGGAAGCGGCGGCGCGCGGCGAATCGCTGCCCGCCTACGTGCCGCCGGGTCCGGACAACCCGCTCGGGCGTCACGCGCTGCGTCTCGGCATTCCCGGCTACCTGCTGCACGGAACCAACAAGCCCTGGGGCGTGGGCATGCAGGTGACGCACGGCTGCGTCCGACTCTACCCGGAGCACATCGCGCGCCTGTTCGGCTCGGTGGCGGTCGGAACGCCGGTGCAGATCGTCGACCAGCCGCTGAAGGCGGGCTGGTGGTCGGGGGAACTCTATCTGGAAGTGCATCCGCCGCTGGGCGACGCGCCGACACCGGATGCCGTGCTCATGGAGCGGGCGCTCGACGCGGTCGAAGCCGCGGTGGCAGGACGTGACATCCGCATCAGCGGCCGTGCCCTGCGCGACGCGGTGCGCCGACGGGCCGGCTATCCGGTCCAAATATCCCGGACCGACAGCGCCGGCGCGTAG
- a CDS encoding L,D-transpeptidase, whose product MPRCIAAIALAIGLALPSHLRGAEPVRVVVDTSAQVLHVLRGAERLRTFDDIAIGRNGTTADKRAGDGRTPIGQYRVLAIRESTRFHRFVWLSYPTAVEARRAHARGDLPVAARRAIEHADDGGRPPPQDTALGGYIGIHGVGAGDPAVHEDFNWTEGCVALTDAQIDALLRHITVGTAVEIR is encoded by the coding sequence GTGCCCCGCTGCATCGCCGCGATCGCGCTGGCGATTGGTCTCGCCCTGCCGTCCCACCTCCGCGGCGCGGAGCCGGTGCGGGTGGTGGTCGATACCTCGGCACAGGTGCTCCACGTCCTGCGCGGCGCGGAGCGTCTGCGGACCTTCGACGACATCGCCATCGGGCGCAACGGCACGACCGCAGACAAGCGTGCCGGCGACGGGCGGACGCCGATCGGGCAGTACCGGGTACTGGCGATTCGCGAGTCGACCCGCTTCCACCGCTTCGTCTGGCTGAGCTACCCGACGGCCGTTGAGGCGCGGCGCGCGCATGCCCGCGGCGACCTGCCGGTCGCGGCGCGACGGGCCATCGAGCATGCCGATGACGGCGGCAGGCCGCCGCCGCAGGACACCGCGCTGGGCGGATACATCGGCATCCACGGTGTCGGAGCGGGTGATCCGGCCGTGCACGAGGACTTCAACTGGACCGAGGGCTGCGTCGCGCTCACCGACGCCCAGATCGATGCCCTGCTGCGTCACATCACGGTCGGGACCGCGGTCGAGATCCGCTGA